One Megalopta genalis isolate 19385.01 chromosome 5, iyMegGena1_principal, whole genome shotgun sequence DNA window includes the following coding sequences:
- the Mgat1 gene encoding alpha-1,3-mannosyl-glycoprotein 2-beta-N-acetylglucosaminyltransferase, giving the protein MRNRSVSIIFGSLVLWGLITYFLISDQPVNKERDTARVSNQISKLEKRVKQEIALNQELLQDIKEDKQRKKKLNVINAHTDANEKQKDKNDIAQDKVLHEKEKIDAENNDKNEQNLQEKLIHSSKIPYNVPNNGKLPDGSPIIAVLVFSCNRITVQRCLDQLIKYRPSIKQFPIIVSEDCQHHQTAEVIARYGDQIMHIQQPDQSDIEVPPKEKKFKGYFKIARHYGWALNHVFFQLRYNTVIIVEDDLDIAPDFFEYFLGTYPLLVSDNSLWCVSAWNDNGKAGLVDDNAADALYRTDFFPGLGWMLTRQLWTELSPKWPKSYWDDWIRQPEQRRNRACIRPEISRTRTFGKTGVSNGMFYERHLKYIKLNTEYVHFTKMNLTYLLKDNYDINFVNEVYQSTVVSFLELKNGKVVAPGAVRIPYYSRQAYKITAKQFGLMDDFRSGVPRTGYRGVVTFFYKGRRVHLAPSPNWNGYDITWS; this is encoded by the exons ATGCGGAACAGGTCAGTCAGCATTATTTTTGGCTCTCTTGTCCTATGGGGTTTGATTACATACTTTCTAATCTCTGATCAGCCAGTGAACAAGGAAAGAGATACA GCTAGAGTATCCAATCAAATTAGTAAATTGGAAAAGAGAGTGAAACAAGAGATTGCACTGAATCAGGAGCTTCTCCAGGACATAAAAGAAGACAAGCAACGTAAGA AGAAGCTAAATGTGATAAACGCACATACGGATgccaatgagaaacaaaaggaCAAAAATGATATTGCCCAGGACAAGGTTTTACATGAAAAAGAAAAGATAGACGCCGAGAACAATGACAAGAATGAGCAaaatttgcaagaaaaattgattCACTCG AGCAAAATTCCTTATAATGTTCCTAACAATGGAAAACTACCAGATGGATCTCCAATAATAGCAGTCTTAGTGTTTTCTTGCAATCGTATCACAGTACAAAGATGTCTCGATCAACTGATCAAATACAGACCCAGCATAAAACAGTTTCCAATTATTGTTTCTGAAGATTGTCAACATCATCAGACTGCCGAAGTTATTGCCAGATACGGAGATCAAATAATGCATATACAG CAACCTGATCAGTCAGATATCGAAGTACCACCGAAAGAGAAGAAGTTCAAAGGGTACTTTAAAATTGCACGTCACTATGGATGGGCTCTCAATCATGTATTCTTTCAACTTCGGTACAATACTGTGATAATAGTGGAAGATGATTTGGATATAGCCCCAGACTTTTTTGAATACTTCCTGGGCACATATCCCTTGTTAGTATCCGATAATTCTCTGTGGTGTGTGTCGGCGTGGAATGACAATGGAAAAGCTGGTTTAGTCGATGACAATGCAGCCGATGCGTTATACAGGACCGACTTTTTTCCTGGTCTGGGTTGGATGCTGACTCGTCAATTGTGGACTGAACTGTCACCGAAATGGCCCAAATC ATACTGGGACGACTGGATAAGACAACCCGAACAACGTCGCAACAGAGCATGTATTCGACCGGAAATATCCAGGACAAGAACATTCGGTAAAACTGGTGTGAGCAA TGGAATGTTCTATGAGAGACATTTAAAATATATCAAGCTGAACACCGAATACGTGCATTTTACGAAGATGAATTTGACTTATTTGTTGAAG GACAACTATGATATAAATTTTGTGAATGAGGTGTATCAATCGACAGTGGTCAGTTTCTTGGAATTAAAAAACGGAAAAGTAGTTGCGCCTGGTGCAGTGCGAATACCTTATTATAGTCGTCAAGCGTATAAAATCACTGCCAAGCAGTTTGGATTGATGGACGATTTTAGG AGTGGTGTGCCCAGAACAGGATACCGGGGAGTAGTCACATTTTTCTACAAGGGCAGGAGAGTACATTTAGCACCCAGTCCGAATTGGAATGGTTACGACATTACCTGGAGCTAA
- the ND-19 gene encoding NADH dehydrogenase [ubiquinone] 1 alpha subcomplex subunit 8 yields the protein MVVSYNTTLPSDEELTTQEITVSYPFLQAASFYIGKKCEWDNNEFMLCKQETKDARKCIQEGKKVTACALEVFRGIKNHCEKEFNQYVDCIERSSGSMEFSPCRKTQAIIDHCVLKNLEIERPPFGYFCEARVHKTLRPKPEEPKDEFVLYKNPPADPKRTDPFLLKHDMRGQMFP from the exons ATGGTTGTCTCATACAATACAACGCTCCCATCAGACGAGGAGTTGACTACGCAGGAGATAACTGTTAGCTATCCGTTCCTGCAGGCAGCATCCTTTTACATTGGGAAGAAATGTGAATGGGATAACAAT GAGTTTATGTTATGCAAACAAGAAACTAAGGATGCGCGGAAATGTATTCAGGAAGGAAAAAAAGTAACTGCCTGTGCATTAGAAGTATTTCGAGGTATCAAAAATCATTGCGAGAAGGAGTTTAATCAGTACGTGGATTGTATTGAACGATCCTCTGGTTCAATGGAATTCTCTCC ATGTCGCAAAACTCAGGCCATTATAGATCATTGCGTTCTGAAGAATCTGGAGATAGAACGACCACCCTTTGGATACTTCTGTGAAGCTCGAGTTCACAAAACATTAAGACCAAAGCCAGAGGAGCCTAAGGATGAATTTGTTCTCTATAAAAATCCGCCTGCCGACCCTAAACGCACGGATCCTTTCCTATTAAAACACGATATGAGAGGCCAAATGTTTCCATAG
- the LOC117226800 gene encoding CXXC-type zinc finger protein 1, translating into MADKRQQNLSKEEIAKQFMLPERKSKIATLLKQDGQAYCICRSSDSSRFMIGCDACEEWYHGDCINITEKDAKHIKQFFCIRCREEDPTLVTRYKPRRTEQEDRKYKKHKEKEKDRAHRYEYDAPWDPTLVKKSSKRCGQCTGCLRTENCGKCDACRHLKKFGPSVRLKLRCIQRTCRVLGDPLKPSKSFNKSSKFIKKRKRDSSNERNEHLEVPRHCYGPACTKQSRPGSKYCSDECGLKLATNRIYQVLPQRIQEWSLTPCIAEQNNRRALESVRKQQQDVRKILQELDKRHTELDRIVERAKHATIDPLAEVDDNDDTEMSMYCITCGHEIHSRTAIKHMEKCFNKYESQASFGSIFKTRIEGQVMFCDFYNPANRTYCKRLRVLCPEHCKDPKISETEVCGCPLVTNVFDTTGEFCRAPKKSCVKHYVWEKLRRAEIDMERVRQWLKIDELVEQERQIRANMASRAGVLALMLHSTYNHELMEQMTQEQNREQLEAMEEELQRRYGILQKEQSAVQ; encoded by the exons ATGGCTGACAAAAGACAACAGAATCTGTCG AAAGAAGAGATAGCTAAACAGTTTATGTTACCAGAGAGAAAAAGTAAAATAGCTACTTTGTTGAAACAAGATGGCCAAGCATACTGTATTTGCAGAAGCTCGGATAGTTCTCGTTTCATGAT TGGCTGTGACGCGTGCGAAGAATGGTATCATGGTGactgtataaatattacagAAAAGGATGCCAAGCatataaaacaatttttttgCATT CGATGCAGAGAAGAGGACCCTACTCTTGTGACTCGGTATAAACCACGGAGAACAGAACAAGAAGATCGTAAGTACAAGAAgcataaagagaaagagaaagatcgAGCTCATAGGTACGAATACGATGCGCCTTGGGATCCAACTTTAGTCAAGAAATCGTCGAAACGTTGCGGACAATGTACGGGATGCTTAAGAACAGAGAATTGTGGAAAATGCGATGCCTGCAG ACATTTGAAGAAATTCGGACCCTCGGTACGGCTGAAGCTCAGATGCATACAGAGAACTTGCAGAGTATTGGGCGATCCGTTGAAACCCTCGAAGAGCTTCAACAAGAGCTCCAAGTTCATCAAGAAACGGAAAAGAGATTCGAGCAATGAGAGGAACGAACACCTGGAAGTGCCCAGACATTGTTACGGGCCGGCTTGCACAAAACAATCACGACCCGGTAGCAAGTATTGTTCCGACGAATGCGGATTGAAGCTGGCGACCAACAGAATCTATCAAGTGTTGCCTCAACGGATACAGGAATGGTCTTTGACGCCTTGCATCGCGGAGCAGAACAACAGAAGAGCGTTAGAGTCTGTCAGGAAGCAGCAACAGGACGTTAGAAAAATACTTCAGGAACTGGACAAAAGGCACACCGAGTTGGATAGAATCGTAGAACGGGCTAAACACGCAACTATAGATCCTCTGGCGGAAGTAGATGACAACGATGACACGGAGATGAGTATGTACTGTATCACGTGTGGCCACGAGATTCATTCGAGGACTGCTATCAAGCACATGGAAAAATGTTTCAACAAG TACGAGTCTCAAGCGTCGTTCGGCTCAATCTTCAAGACGCGCATTGAGGGACAGGTGATGTTCTGTGATTTTTACAACCCTGCGAATCGAACCTATTGTAAAAGATTGCGCGTGTTGTGTCCGGAGCATTGCAAGGACCCGAAAATCAGCGAGACAGAGGTTTGTGGTTGTCCCTTGGTTACGAACGTGTTCGACACTACCGGAGAGTTCTGTCGTGCTCCGAAAAAGAGTTGCGTGAAACATTATGTCTGGGAGAAACTGCGAAGGGCAGAAATCGACATGGAGAGAGTCAGGCAATGGCTGAAAATAGACGAATTGGTGGAACAGGAGAGGCAAATCCGAGCGAACATGGCTTCCCGGGCCGGTGTGCTTGCCCTGATGTTGCACTCGACCTACAATCACGAATTGATGGAGCAGATGACGCAAGAACAGAACAGAGAACAGTTGGAAGCAATGGAAGAAGAATTGCAACGCAGATACGGTATTTTACAGAAAGAACAATCTGCGGTGCAATGA